The genomic DNA GCGCGCGTGTGACGGCCACGGCCATCTGCTGCTGCTGCGGGCGATACTCGAAGTTCTTCGCGCGCGCGAGCCGACCGGCCGGGCCGAAAAACTCCCCGACCTGCGCGACGAGGTCGGTCACACCGGCGGCGGGCTGGGCTTCGTCAAGGCTGATCACGCGATCCCGCGGCTGCGGGACGCCGAGCCTGCACCGCCGCCGCGTCCGTTGCAAGGAGGCCCGCGCGCGCGGGCGACCAGTTCGGGCTGGGTCGCGTGACGAAGTAACCGCGGCCGCCTCGAATCCTCGCGCGGCGCGCGGCGTCAGGCATTCACCTGCCATGCATGCGAATTCACTCCTTCTCGCCGCGCTGGTTTTCGCACATCCCGCGGCCATGCCCGCCGCCGACGCGCCGCACAACACGCTCACCGAAGCCGAGAAGCGGGCCGGGTGGAAACTGCTCTTCGACGGCAAGTCACTCGCGAACTGGCGCGGCATCAAGAAACCCGGCCCGCCCGAGAGCGGCTGGGAGATCAAGGACGGCGCGCTCACGTGCGTGAAGGGCGGCAAGGGCGGCAACCTGCTGTCGGTGGAGACCTACGAGCAGTTCGAGTTCGCGTGGGAGTGGAAGATGCCGCCGCGCTCCAACAACGGGGTGAAATACTTTTTCAGCGAAGCCACGGGCGTCGGGCACGAGTATCAACTGCTGGACGACGTGCTCACCAAGGACACGTTGTCGAGTTGCGCGTCGTTCTA from Verrucomicrobiota bacterium includes the following:
- a CDS encoding DUF1080 domain-containing protein, with amino-acid sequence MHANSLLLAALVFAHPAAMPAADAPHNTLTEAEKRAGWKLLFDGKSLANWRGIKKPGPPESGWEIKDGALTCVKGGKGGNLLSVETYEQFEFAWEWKMPPRSNNGVKYFFSEATGVGHEYQLLDDVLTKDTLSSCASFYLIVAPDPEKKKLKPWGEWNSSRILVKGNHVEHWLNGEKVVEYDCGDPQILERVSRSKFKNAAGFGTRRRGHLLLTYHSDECSFRNVKVREIQ